The Malus domestica chromosome 13, GDT2T_hap1 genome includes a window with the following:
- the LOC114820710 gene encoding plasmodesmata-located protein 2-like, giving the protein MGFLSNPVSNFSLYLLLFFFLISFELIPVAQSASDITSLVYKGCAKQTFSDPTGVYSQALSALFGSLVQQSSKAKFFKTNTGSGQSTISGLFQCRGDLSNSDCYTCVSKLPQMSDNLCGKTIAARVQLIGCYMLYEISGFAQISGMEMLYKTCGGTNVAGSGFEERRDTAFSVLENGVVSGHGFYTTNYQQVYVLGQCQGDVGDSDCGECMKSGVQRAQVECGSAISGQVYLHKCFLSYSYYPNGVPRRSSSSSSSSSSSSSGSGNTGKTVAIILGGAAGVGFLVIFLLFARNLMKKHDDY; this is encoded by the exons ATGGGTTTTCTCTCAAACCCTGTTTCCAATTTCTCCCTCTATCTGCTTCTGTTCTTCTTTCTCATCAGTTTTGAGCTCATCCCAGTTGCTCAATCTGCCAGTGACATCACCTCCTTGGTTTACAAGGGCTGTGCAAAGCAGACATTTTCTGATCCAACAGGGGTCTACTCCCAAGCCCTCTCAGCCCTCTTTGGGTCCCTGGTGCAGCAGTCCTCCAAGGCCAAGTTCTTCAAGACCAACACAGGCAGTGGCCAAAGCACCATCTCAGGGCTCTTCCAATGCAGAGGTGATCTCAGCAACTCTGACTGCTACACCTGTGTGAGCAAATTGCCCCAAATGTCTGACAATCTCTGCGGCAAAACCATTGCTGCTAGGGTTCAGCTCATTGGGTGCTACATGCTCTATGAAATCTCAGGTTTTGCCCAAATTTCAGGCATGGAAATGCTGTACAAAACCTGTGGGGGGACTAATGTGGCAGGGTCAGGGTTTGAGGAGAGGAGGGACACTGCCTTTAGTGTTTTGGAGAATGGGGTTGTGAGTGGCCATGGATTTTACACCACAAACTATCAACAGGTTTATGTTTTGGGGCAGTGCCAGGGAGATGTTGGGGACTCAGATTGTGGGGAGTGTATGAAGAGTGGGGTGCAGAGAGCTCAGGTTGAATGTGGGAGTGCAATTTCTGGCCAAGTCTATCTCCATAAGTGCTTTCTCAGCTATAGTTATTACCCTAATGGGGTTCCCAGGAGATCatcctcttcttcctcatcatcctcttcatcttcatcaG GGTCAGGAAATACAGGGAAGACAGTGGCTATAATTTTAGGAGGAGCAGCAGGAGTTGGATTCCTAGtcatatttttgttgtttgccAGAAATTTGATGAAGAAGCATGATG ATTATTGA